A part of Prolixibacteraceae bacterium genomic DNA contains:
- the cas4 gene encoding CRISPR-associated protein Cas4: MITGTHFQYYYVCHRKLWLFSHDIHLEQNSEIVYDGKLLHEQSYLQRSSRYQEVSIEGIKVDYYDRKKGVIHELKRSKKMEEAHVWQLKYYLYVFQSVGIDAKYGLLEYPKLRETKEIMLSDNDREEIEQKKEDIVRICEQDRCPDTIGLPYCKKCAYYDFCYCDA, translated from the coding sequence ATGATTACAGGAACTCATTTTCAATATTATTATGTGTGCCATCGTAAATTATGGCTCTTTTCCCATGATATCCATTTAGAACAGAATAGTGAGATTGTTTATGATGGTAAACTGTTGCATGAACAGAGCTATTTGCAAAGAAGTAGTCGTTATCAAGAGGTGTCGATAGAGGGTATTAAAGTCGATTATTATGATCGGAAGAAGGGTGTGATTCATGAGCTGAAACGATCTAAGAAGATGGAAGAGGCTCATGTATGGCAGTTGAAATATTATCTCTATGTTTTCCAAAGTGTTGGTATCGATGCTAAATATGGGCTCTTGGAGTATCCAAAGTTGCGCGAAACCAAAGAGATCATGTTAAGTGACAACGACAGAGAGGAGATAGAGCAGAAGAAAGAGGATATTGTTCGAATATGTGAGCAAGACAGATGTCCAGATACCATAGGATTGCCTTACTGTAAGAAGTGTGCCTATTATGATTTCTGTTATTGTGATGCATAG
- the cas1b gene encoding type I-B CRISPR-associated endonuclease Cas1b codes for MKKNYYLFNPGRLSRKDNTLKFSPSPVDGQEVSPRYLPVEEVDSLYVYGALDANSSLYNFLGKHDVAVHFFDYYENYTGSFAPKKVLLSGKMLVAQTQLYLNDTKRLDLAQRCLDGAAHNMLKNLQYYDRRDKDMEPFITPMKALQEEIWHSKNIKSLMGVEGNIRKHYYDAFNLIINDHVMGIRTKQPPLNIVNSLISFGNMMCYSECLRSIMKTQLEPTISFLHEPGDRRYSLSLDLSEIFKPLLVDRVIFKMLNKRVLQERDFDLYMNRVVMKDAGKKKFVAAIEKRMTETIKHRQLQRSVSYKHLIKLECYKLQKHILGIQTYEPFKMWW; via the coding sequence ATGAAAAAGAATTACTACTTATTTAACCCAGGACGTCTTTCCCGGAAAGATAATACACTGAAGTTTAGCCCTTCACCTGTGGATGGACAAGAGGTGTCTCCTAGATATCTTCCTGTAGAGGAAGTCGATTCGTTGTATGTTTATGGAGCGTTGGATGCCAATTCATCGTTATATAATTTTCTTGGGAAACATGATGTTGCTGTCCACTTTTTCGATTACTACGAAAATTATACGGGAAGTTTTGCTCCTAAAAAAGTTTTACTTTCTGGGAAAATGCTTGTAGCACAAACGCAACTCTATTTAAATGATACCAAACGTTTGGATTTGGCTCAACGCTGTTTGGATGGCGCAGCTCATAATATGCTTAAGAATCTACAGTATTATGATCGTAGAGACAAAGACATGGAACCATTCATCACCCCAATGAAGGCTTTGCAGGAGGAGATATGGCATAGTAAAAATATAAAGTCATTGATGGGAGTTGAAGGGAATATTCGAAAACATTACTATGATGCTTTTAATTTGATTATTAATGACCATGTGATGGGAATCCGTACCAAACAGCCTCCTTTAAATATTGTCAATAGTTTGATCTCATTTGGTAATATGATGTGTTATAGCGAATGTTTAAGGAGTATAATGAAAACACAATTGGAACCTACCATTAGTTTTCTTCATGAACCTGGAGACCGTCGTTATAGCCTTTCTTTAGATCTATCTGAAATATTTAAACCTTTATTGGTGGATAGAGTAATTTTTAAGATGTTGAATAAACGGGTGTTACAAGAGCGTGATTTTGATCTGTATATGAATCGTGTGGTGATGAAGGATGCGGGAAAGAAGAAATTTGTCGCTGCTATTGAAAAACGAATGACCGAGACCATTAAGCATCGACAATTGCAAAGAAGTGTGAGCTATAAACATCTGATTAAGTTAGAGTGTTATAAGTTACAGAAGCATATTTTAGGAATTCAAACTTACGAACCTTTTAAGATGTGGTGGTAA
- the cas2 gene encoding CRISPR-associated endonuclease Cas2, whose protein sequence is MYVILVYDMGEKRVAKMLKLCRRYLNWIQNSVFEGEISEGRLKKLKFEADEIMEDKDSLIIFTSKVNHGLHKEVIGCERQTIDQFL, encoded by the coding sequence ATGTATGTTATTCTTGTGTATGATATGGGTGAAAAGCGTGTGGCTAAGATGCTTAAGCTTTGTCGACGCTATTTGAATTGGATTCAAAATTCCGTCTTTGAGGGCGAGATTTCTGAAGGTAGACTAAAGAAACTGAAATTTGAAGCAGATGAGATAATGGAGGACAAAGATAGTTTGATTATATTTACCTCTAAGGTGAATCATGGTCTGCATAAGGAGGTGATAGGGTGTGAACGACAGACTATTGATCAGTTTTTATAG
- a CDS encoding DEAD/DEAH box helicase — translation MRFEDLNLSNPILNALNDRGFTTPTPIQERVFSKFMSGVDFMGIAQTGTGKTLAYLLPALRLWKFTKSPLPQVLIVVPTRELVIQVVEEIEKLTPYMNTHPVGVYGGANINTQAQTIMQGLDFLVATPGRLLDLLLNGILNPKNIKKLIIDEVDEMLDLGFRQQLVRLMDMLPEQRQNVMFSATMTEEVETFIADFFGAVDRVEAAPVGTPLANINQSVYEVPNFNTKRNLLHILLQDEEMKKVLIFASNKRMADSLYDELVVEYGEQVGVIHSNKAQNNRFNTVKDFKEDRLQYLIATDVVARGIDIEGVTHVINFDIPEVPENYMHRIGRTGRADRTGQSIAFVGDRERESMAMIEELMSMKVDRLPNPEDLVYSDVLVDAEKPVIKMKNILVKTKKRDVGPAFHEKKLKNQKVNMKKTRAEKMKEKYKKPKTRGQKR, via the coding sequence ATGAGATTTGAAGATCTTAACTTAAGTAATCCAATACTTAATGCGTTAAATGATAGAGGTTTTACAACGCCTACGCCGATACAGGAGAGAGTATTCTCTAAATTTATGTCGGGGGTGGACTTTATGGGTATTGCCCAAACCGGTACTGGTAAAACTCTCGCTTACCTATTGCCTGCATTAAGGTTGTGGAAATTTACCAAGAGTCCATTACCACAAGTTTTGATCGTGGTTCCTACACGTGAGTTGGTTATACAGGTGGTCGAAGAGATTGAGAAGTTAACTCCATATATGAATACACATCCTGTAGGGGTGTATGGTGGTGCTAATATCAATACCCAAGCGCAAACAATAATGCAGGGGTTAGATTTCTTAGTAGCTACTCCAGGACGTCTGTTAGATCTGTTATTGAACGGTATCTTGAATCCGAAGAACATCAAGAAGTTGATTATTGATGAAGTGGATGAGATGTTAGATCTTGGTTTTCGTCAGCAGCTGGTTCGTTTGATGGATATGCTTCCTGAGCAACGTCAAAATGTGATGTTTTCAGCTACCATGACTGAGGAAGTGGAGACATTTATTGCAGACTTCTTTGGTGCAGTTGATCGTGTGGAAGCAGCTCCAGTAGGTACTCCTTTGGCTAACATTAACCAGAGCGTGTATGAGGTGCCTAATTTCAACACCAAACGTAATCTCTTACATATCCTATTGCAAGATGAAGAGATGAAGAAGGTGCTTATCTTTGCGTCTAATAAACGTATGGCAGATTCATTGTATGATGAGTTGGTTGTGGAGTATGGCGAACAGGTAGGCGTGATTCACTCTAATAAAGCGCAGAATAATCGTTTTAATACGGTGAAGGATTTTAAAGAAGATCGTTTGCAGTATTTAATTGCGACAGATGTCGTGGCACGTGGTATTGATATAGAAGGAGTAACGCATGTTATTAACTTTGATATTCCAGAAGTTCCTGAGAACTATATGCACCGCATAGGTCGTACGGGTCGTGCCGATCGTACTGGACAGTCTATTGCTTTTGTAGGGGATAGAGAGAGAGAGAGTATGGCGATGATTGAGGAGTTGATGTCGATGAAAGTAGATCGTTTGCCAAACCCAGAAGATTTGGTTTACTCTGATGTCTTGGTGGATGCAGAGAAGCCTGTCATTAAGATGAAAAATATTCTGGTGAAGACTAAGAAACGTGATGTAGGCCCTGCTTTTCATGAAAAGAAGTTGAAGAACCAGAAGGTGAATATGAAGAAGACCCGTGCAGAGAAGATGAAGGAGAAATATAAGAAACCAAAGACTAGAGGTCAAAAAAGGTAG
- the nfo gene encoding deoxyribonuclease IV — translation MNKYIGAHVSAAGGVENAPLNAQKLGATAFALFTKNQRQWVGKALTEEQIAVFKANCEKGGFSASQILPHDSYLINLGHPEEEALEKSRNAFLDEMKRCEQLGLDRLNFHPGSHLKKITEEDCLDRIAASINWALEQTKGVIAVIENTAGQGSNMGFRFEHLAHIISKVEDKSRVGVCIDTCHAFTSGYDLSSREATQETFDLFEEIVGFEYLKGMHLNDSKKDLGTRVDRHESLGKGFIGMAAFDFIMKDDRFNGIPMVLETPNSDIWQEEILLLKEMVR, via the coding sequence ATGAATAAATATATTGGAGCCCATGTGAGTGCTGCTGGAGGGGTTGAAAATGCTCCTTTGAATGCACAGAAGTTAGGAGCAACTGCTTTTGCGTTATTTACCAAAAACCAAAGGCAGTGGGTTGGAAAAGCGCTTACTGAGGAACAGATCGCTGTATTTAAAGCCAATTGTGAGAAAGGTGGCTTTAGTGCATCTCAGATTCTTCCTCATGATAGTTATCTAATTAATCTAGGACATCCGGAAGAGGAAGCATTAGAGAAATCTCGTAATGCCTTTCTTGATGAGATGAAGCGTTGCGAACAGCTAGGATTAGATCGTTTAAACTTCCACCCTGGAAGTCATCTGAAGAAGATTACAGAAGAAGATTGCCTAGATCGTATTGCAGCATCCATTAATTGGGCTTTAGAGCAGACTAAGGGTGTGATTGCTGTCATAGAGAATACGGCAGGTCAGGGGTCGAATATGGGCTTTCGATTTGAACATTTGGCACATATTATATCCAAAGTAGAAGATAAGAGTAGGGTTGGAGTATGTATTGATACCTGTCATGCATTCACCTCTGGTTATGACCTGTCGAGTAGAGAGGCTACCCAAGAGACTTTCGATCTTTTTGAAGAGATTGTTGGGTTTGAATACTTGAAGGGGATGCATCTTAATGATTCAAAAAAAGATTTAGGTACACGAGTGGATCGACACGAATCATTAGGTAAGGGATTTATTGGAATGGCTGCGTTTGATTTTATTATGAAAGATGATCGTTTCAATGGTATCCCTATGGTGTTGGAGACACCTAATTCAGATATATGGCAAGAAGAGATTCTATTGTTAAAGGAGATGGTGCGATGA
- a CDS encoding prolyl oligopeptidase family serine peptidase has product MNKLFTCIVAYLICIPIGLAHKGHDGIKEWNIVNIGQLHLPAFSKQGDVDYKKTTYKQVLSSYHTEFDKMALNPSLKWEQVVETEITKHLTLQKNLFLLETNIETGEWVKTSFDIKINNPTKIYLDHKLIKEYKDTASTTLKIPMKLTLGSHHLTIAMAQIQEKSIFESSLKKDDHQISYTPTSSQYKRVLSLEDLLDGTKISSAKLSPSGNYYAIILKDLVKGKGHYRYQVRNFKTKRIIKEWRYESLISFRWEKYNDILVYGKEGDVDYDIVSYNPVNAETKIIYTGIKKLNYFYLSPHADKIFYTQNIYKEKKEDLKRIYTPDDRIAKYRNRYGLRMVDLNTMQDMQLTAGYLTASLQDINPNGDKIIFSTKQQDCSDFPFYRMKMYEMDLNTFKIDTLFNKQDDDFGVTYSPDGKKLVYQANPTSFDGIGINIQTDHKANTFDAQLFIYDRETETTTAITKDFNPSVSSFEWAGDNTLYILCSDRDKKSIYKYQLDKKEFTLLETPVDVIYSFSIDNKSRNILYYGTSITKDVEVYAYNIKKKSNRLIAQSTNVTDKQIQLGQTEEYDFKNHNDDTIYGRIYYPPHYDQNKKYPVIVYYYGGTSPTVRSFGGRYPKNLWAARGYIVYVLQPSGATGFGQNFSSYHVNGWGKDAIDDIIQGTKSFLKSHPSADAKNVGCIGASYGGFTTMMLQTRTDLFKTAISHAGISDITSYWGEGYWGYSYNTIAATGSYPWNNQNLFIAQSPLFRADKFQNSILLLHGTADTNVPVGESKQFYLALKLLKKDAEMVLVDGENHWIIDYTKRKQWHQTIVSWFDFKLKDQPQQWESLYPKKQL; this is encoded by the coding sequence ATGAACAAACTTTTTACATGTATTGTAGCATATCTGATATGCATACCTATTGGATTGGCACATAAAGGCCATGATGGGATAAAAGAGTGGAATATCGTAAATATAGGGCAACTCCACTTACCTGCGTTCAGCAAACAGGGAGACGTTGACTATAAAAAAACGACCTACAAACAGGTATTATCATCCTACCATACAGAATTTGATAAGATGGCTTTGAACCCTAGTTTAAAATGGGAACAAGTCGTTGAAACAGAAATCACAAAACATCTAACCCTGCAGAAGAATCTATTTCTTCTAGAAACCAATATAGAGACTGGTGAATGGGTGAAAACATCTTTTGATATAAAAATAAATAACCCAACTAAAATATATCTTGACCATAAACTGATAAAAGAGTATAAAGACACCGCTTCAACAACACTTAAAATCCCGATGAAGTTGACTCTTGGCTCTCACCATTTGACCATCGCAATGGCACAGATTCAAGAAAAAAGTATCTTCGAGTCCTCTCTCAAAAAAGATGATCATCAGATAAGCTATACGCCAACAAGCTCTCAATACAAAAGAGTATTGTCATTGGAAGATCTTTTGGATGGCACAAAGATATCTAGCGCGAAGCTCTCTCCTTCTGGAAACTACTACGCTATTATTCTAAAAGATCTAGTAAAAGGGAAAGGGCACTATCGCTATCAAGTGAGAAACTTCAAGACAAAACGCATTATCAAAGAGTGGAGATACGAATCCCTCATCAGCTTTAGATGGGAAAAGTATAATGATATTCTTGTTTATGGTAAAGAAGGTGATGTAGACTATGACATTGTATCTTACAATCCCGTTAATGCTGAAACGAAGATCATATATACAGGTATTAAGAAACTAAACTACTTTTACCTTAGTCCTCATGCCGATAAAATATTTTACACTCAAAATATCTATAAAGAAAAGAAGGAAGATCTAAAACGCATTTATACTCCAGACGATCGCATTGCGAAATACCGAAACCGTTATGGGTTACGTATGGTTGACTTGAACACCATGCAGGACATGCAACTCACCGCAGGATATCTAACAGCATCTCTACAAGATATTAACCCGAATGGCGACAAGATCATCTTCTCAACCAAACAACAGGATTGTAGCGATTTTCCATTCTACAGAATGAAGATGTATGAAATGGATCTAAACACCTTCAAGATAGACACACTATTTAATAAGCAAGATGACGATTTTGGTGTGACCTACAGCCCCGATGGAAAGAAACTAGTATATCAGGCCAACCCAACATCTTTTGATGGCATCGGGATAAATATACAAACCGATCACAAAGCAAACACTTTCGATGCCCAGCTTTTTATCTACGATCGAGAGACAGAGACTACAACAGCTATTACTAAAGATTTCAACCCTTCAGTTAGCAGCTTTGAGTGGGCCGGAGATAATACATTATATATCCTATGTAGCGACAGAGACAAGAAGTCAATCTACAAATACCAATTAGATAAAAAAGAGTTTACACTATTGGAGACCCCAGTTGATGTAATCTATAGCTTTAGCATAGACAATAAATCTCGTAATATTCTATACTATGGAACAAGTATAACCAAAGATGTAGAGGTGTATGCTTATAACATAAAGAAAAAAAGCAACAGACTTATTGCACAAAGCACTAACGTAACTGACAAACAGATTCAGTTGGGGCAGACAGAAGAGTATGACTTCAAGAATCATAATGACGATACTATTTATGGACGCATCTACTATCCACCTCACTATGATCAGAACAAGAAATACCCTGTAATCGTTTATTACTATGGCGGAACCTCACCAACAGTAAGATCATTTGGGGGGCGATATCCAAAGAACCTATGGGCAGCAAGAGGATATATTGTATATGTACTACAACCAAGTGGTGCAACAGGTTTTGGACAAAACTTCTCATCTTACCATGTCAATGGATGGGGTAAAGATGCCATTGATGATATCATCCAAGGAACCAAGTCATTCTTAAAGTCACATCCTAGTGCAGATGCTAAGAATGTGGGGTGTATCGGTGCTAGCTATGGTGGCTTCACTACAATGATGCTACAGACGCGCACCGATCTCTTTAAGACGGCCATCTCTCATGCAGGAATTAGTGATATCACAAGCTACTGGGGCGAAGGTTATTGGGGATATAGCTATAACACTATTGCAGCCACAGGAAGTTATCCTTGGAACAATCAAAATCTATTTATAGCGCAGAGCCCCCTATTCAGAGCTGATAAATTCCAAAACTCCATCCTTCTTCTTCACGGTACCGCAGACACCAACGTACCAGTAGGGGAAAGCAAACAGTTCTATTTGGCATTAAAACTACTTAAGAAAGATGCTGAGATGGTATTAGTAGATGGCGAGAACCACTGGATAATCGACTATACCAAGCGTAAACAGTGGCACCAAACGATTGTTTCTTGGTTTGACTTTAAACTCAAAGATCAACCTCAACAATGGGAATCATTATATCCTAAGAAGCAACTATAG
- a CDS encoding aminopeptidase P family protein, whose amino-acid sequence MTQFASRVALLRAEMQRQQLDAYVIYHSDPHLSEYLHDHFKCREWLSGFSGSYGFVVVTKADTALWTDSRYMLQAKMELGQNDIELIQDRVAGAKSYVEWILDRFPNGARVGFDARLVSIHEYSNNVKYDMIEWVDCGDLFDSIASDLSPLIFNEIKDHTIEFAGVSRERKIEDLRHFMKEHGLDHYLVTSLDEIAWLLNLRGSDISFNPVFYSFVIVSRTKINLFVGNTPPLDVKALDGVVVHAYDLFYQAVGALRETVGLDASKTTQKVLDVISTECRFVTSPITASKSKKNPIELAGAMKAHDLDGSSLLRFWIWLEQHSQDGVSEYQIGRRLNDFRSVYPTFVQDSFSPIVGYNANGAIVHYSATEKESTKIQGDGLLLIDSGGQYLMGTTDITRTFAIGEVTEDMKRDYTNVLKGVIALSSAIFPEGYAGCHLDILARTALLKEGNNYGHGTGHGVGSYLNVHEGPMSIRPDFNNEPLRVGQVLSIEPGVYKEVEYGIRIENLASVAEDRKNEFGHFNRFNTLTVFPFEQKLIDSKLLTHDEIQWVNSYHQEVYYRLKGLLSEQEVSFLKSKVKPI is encoded by the coding sequence ATGACTCAATTTGCTTCAAGAGTGGCTTTGTTGCGAGCAGAGATGCAGAGACAACAATTAGATGCGTATGTAATTTATCATTCCGATCCTCATTTAAGTGAGTATCTACATGATCATTTTAAATGTAGAGAGTGGTTAAGTGGATTTTCAGGATCTTATGGTTTTGTTGTCGTAACGAAGGCGGACACTGCGTTGTGGACCGATTCAAGATATATGTTGCAAGCAAAGATGGAATTAGGTCAAAATGACATTGAGCTTATTCAAGATCGGGTTGCTGGAGCAAAGTCCTATGTAGAGTGGATTTTAGATAGGTTTCCTAATGGGGCAAGGGTCGGTTTTGATGCTCGGCTGGTATCTATACACGAGTATTCAAACAATGTGAAATATGATATGATTGAATGGGTCGATTGTGGCGATCTATTTGATTCCATTGCATCCGATTTATCTCCACTTATTTTTAATGAAATCAAGGATCATACAATTGAGTTTGCAGGCGTGTCAAGAGAACGTAAAATAGAAGACCTTAGACACTTTATGAAGGAACATGGTTTAGATCATTATCTGGTTACCTCTCTTGATGAAATTGCATGGCTATTGAATCTAAGAGGTTCTGATATCTCTTTTAATCCTGTATTCTACTCATTTGTGATTGTATCAAGGACAAAAATTAATCTGTTTGTTGGAAATACGCCTCCTTTAGATGTTAAAGCGTTAGATGGAGTTGTGGTACACGCTTATGATCTGTTCTATCAAGCTGTAGGTGCATTGCGAGAAACTGTCGGTTTGGATGCTTCTAAGACCACGCAAAAGGTTTTGGATGTAATCTCTACAGAATGTCGATTTGTAACATCCCCTATCACTGCCTCTAAGTCAAAAAAGAACCCTATTGAGTTGGCGGGAGCGATGAAGGCACATGATCTCGATGGAAGTTCTTTACTACGTTTTTGGATTTGGTTAGAGCAACATAGTCAGGATGGTGTGAGTGAGTATCAAATAGGACGTCGTTTGAATGATTTTCGTAGTGTATACCCAACATTTGTACAAGATAGCTTTTCTCCTATTGTCGGTTATAATGCCAATGGTGCGATAGTGCACTATTCAGCAACAGAAAAAGAGAGTACAAAAATTCAAGGTGATGGATTACTTTTGATTGATTCAGGAGGACAATACCTTATGGGTACAACAGATATTACTCGAACATTCGCGATTGGGGAGGTTACAGAGGATATGAAACGCGATTACACCAATGTGTTAAAGGGGGTTATCGCGCTCTCTAGTGCTATTTTTCCTGAAGGTTATGCTGGGTGTCATTTGGATATCCTAGCTCGAACAGCGCTACTTAAAGAGGGAAATAACTATGGACATGGTACTGGACATGGTGTGGGGAGTTATTTGAATGTTCATGAAGGCCCGATGTCAATACGTCCTGATTTTAATAATGAACCTTTACGTGTTGGGCAAGTGCTTTCCATTGAGCCTGGAGTGTATAAAGAGGTGGAGTATGGTATTAGGATAGAGAATCTCGCATCGGTTGCGGAGGATCGTAAGAATGAATTTGGTCATTTTAATCGTTTTAATACACTCACAGTATTTCCTTTTGAGCAGAAGTTGATCGATTCAAAACTACTAACCCATGATGAGATTCAATGGGTTAATAGTTATCATCAAGAGGTGTATTATAGATTGAAAGGTTTGTTAAGTGAACAAGAAGTTTCGTTCCTTAAGAGTAAAGTGAAACCTATTTAG
- a CDS encoding sigma-70 family RNA polymerase sigma factor, producing MTTLEFKENLLELKENLYYFAMKLTSDPARAEDLLQDTFLKALTYRTKFKPDTNFKAWIFTIMKNSYINDFRRQTKRNNAFDQSNCLHIQIQEDFIYPSPESIEAEKEILKAIGSLDKVNSEPLMLFINGYHYHEISDILELPIGTIKSRIHFSRKKLEKLLADYKYRD from the coding sequence ATGACAACCTTAGAATTCAAAGAGAATCTTTTAGAACTAAAAGAGAATCTCTACTACTTTGCAATGAAACTAACCTCCGACCCCGCAAGAGCTGAAGATCTCTTACAGGACACTTTCTTAAAAGCATTGACATATAGAACGAAATTCAAACCCGATACAAACTTCAAGGCTTGGATCTTTACTATCATGAAAAACAGTTATATCAATGACTTTAGAAGACAAACAAAGAGAAATAATGCATTTGATCAATCTAACTGCCTTCACATTCAGATTCAGGAGGACTTTATCTATCCAAGCCCTGAATCTATCGAAGCAGAGAAAGAGATCTTAAAAGCAATAGGAAGCCTTGATAAGGTGAATAGCGAACCATTAATGCTGTTTATTAATGGATATCACTACCATGAGATATCTGATATTTTAGAACTCCCAATTGGGACTATAAAAAGCAGAATACATTTTTCACGCAAGAAGCTAGAGAAGCTTCTTGCGGATTATAAATATAGAGACTAA
- a CDS encoding RNA polymerase sigma factor, with protein MNLIQFQKSLLQLEDKLYYFALSLTADPERAQDLLQETYLKALTYREKFKDNTNFKAWIYTIMKNTFINDYRRSIKTKTTFDFSNNDYLLNVSKDIHFPSPESSQSEKEILNNIYRLDKEFREPFLMFLNGFKYKEIASKLGLPLGTVKSRIFFTRKKLEKWLKEYAK; from the coding sequence ATGAACCTAATACAGTTTCAAAAATCGCTTCTTCAATTAGAAGATAAACTCTATTATTTTGCTCTCAGCTTGACAGCTGATCCCGAAAGGGCACAAGACCTTCTTCAAGAAACTTACCTAAAAGCTTTAACTTACAGAGAAAAATTTAAGGACAATACCAACTTCAAAGCATGGATCTATACCATCATGAAGAACACCTTCATTAACGACTATCGCAGAAGTATCAAAACTAAGACTACTTTCGACTTTAGCAATAATGACTACCTCTTAAATGTATCTAAGGACATTCACTTTCCTAGTCCAGAATCATCTCAATCAGAAAAAGAGATCTTAAACAATATTTATCGTCTAGATAAAGAGTTTAGAGAACCATTCCTTATGTTTTTGAATGGATTTAAGTACAAAGAGATCGCCTCCAAACTAGGGCTCCCCCTCGGCACAGTTAAAAGCAGGATATTCTTTACTCGAAAGAAACTCGAGAAATGGCTTAAAGAGTACGCCAAATAG